In the genome of bacterium, the window CTCATCATTTCGATGCAGACGAAGGGCTCACTTCCCTCGACCCACGCGTCGTGGCCGGGTGGGATGGTGTACGACATCCCCGCGGCAATCGTCTTCTGTGCGCCATCGTTCGTCCGGACCGTGACCCGGCCGGACACCGCGTACCCAACATGAGTGGCCTGGCAACTGTCAGTCCCAACGACCGGTTTGATGCACTCCGACCACCGCCACCCGGGCTGGAAGATGAAGCGCCCGATCGTGAAGCCCTCAAATCGGACGACCTCAACCCGTGTTTTGTTCGGGGCTCTCACCTCATCCGGCATATCGTGTGACTTTGTCTCCAACCTGTTGACATTCATAGTATTTGTCATGACAACGACCCCCCCATTCTGTGTCTGTCCGCTTGATAGCAGGCCATCTCGCCAGAAGGGCGCGCCCTGGCGCCCGCCCCTGTGGCCGTCACTGCAATTACTTAACGAGAGACGTCACTTCCGCGCCCTTCGGTATCAGGTAGGCTACGGCCACGCGCGTGGTGACGGAGCCTTTGTTGGCCGCCGAGTGAACCAAGCCCGGATTTTCCGTGAACATCCCGCCGGCTTTGACGGTCGTTGAGCCGCTGTCAGTGGTCAAGGTGACTTCACCGGTGATCACCTGGACAGCGACAGGTCCGCCGTGCGTGTGTCGCGGGACCACCGCACCGGGTGGCAGGTCAATGACCTGGGCGATGAGATTGTAGTCGCCGGCCTTCACTGTGATCGGAAACTTGGCCATGCCAACTACCATCGGACCGGGAGCGGCGGCGTAGGACATGACGGACCCAGCCCCGGCCAGGGCGGCGACCACGAACAGTGCGACGTGACAACGTGAGAGCCTCATGCGCAATCTCCTGTGGTTAGCGTCCCGATGAGCGTACAGGAAGACGCGGCTGGCGACATCGTCGAAACAACGTATGAGCATACGTATTTTGGGTCTGTCGCGGAGGGTCTGCTGCCAGGACCCGACGCGGGCCGCGAGGAGACGGTTCCTGGGGTACCGTCAGGACTATGTGCTACTACTCATGCATCGCCGCACGGAGTCGGTACTCGGCGGCCCAGGCGGCAATTTGCGTTCTAGCGTGAAATCCCAACTTGTTCAAGATATGCTGGACGTGGGTATCCGCTGTCCTCTGGGCGATGTAGAGGCGTACAGCGATCTGGCGATTGCTCAGCCCCAGCGCAATCAGCGTTGCAATCTCATGCTCGCGAGCCGTGAGGCGCGTGTCTGGCCGGCCGGTCCGCGCAGCGTCCCCCAGCTTGGGCGATCGCGGCTGCGGTGGCGCAGACGAGAGTGCGTACTCGATCGCCTGTTCGGTCGTCTCCTCCCGGCCTGTCGACCAGGCAGTCGCGAAGGAGCCCTGGTCCAGGGCCGCGCGGATGGCGGCCGTGGACTGCTCGTAGTCGGATTGGTGTGAGGGGGATAGGGGAAACCTCGTAATCTCACGAAACGCCTGCGCTGCGCCAAAAAGCACGGCCCCGCGATAGGACTCCCCTTGCGCGGCGGCCAGGGCGGCAAACGCTTCCAGGAGGAAGGCGATGCCAAATCGGTCCCCCAGCCGTCTGGCCGCAAGCAGCCCATCTCGGTAGCAGGCGAGCGCTTCCGCGTGGCGTCGCTCGGAGAAGGCCACAAGCCCCAAACTCCAAAGGGCAAAGATGAGAACTGGTTGGCTGTCCGCCTGTCGGGCGAGGTCCAGGCTTCGGTCGAGCAGGGTCCGGGCACGTCCGTAATCGCCCTTGTGCCACACCGAGTGCCCGACATGAGCGAGCGCATCGGCGATGCCGCGCGTGCTGCCGAGCCTCTCGTACGCCGCCAGGCATTCCGTGAATGAAGACTCGGCGAGATCATGGTCGCCTTGATGCGATGCCATTCGGCCCAGATGGTTGATCGCCCACGCGATGCCCGTGAGGTCATCCCATTCACGGTAAAGGGCGAGGCCCTCTTCGAGAAATGCGCGCGCTTGGGTGTACAGTCCCTGGAGCGTTGAGAGATGCCCCAAACCGATCAGCGCCCGGGCGCGGAAAGCAGACTTCTCGCGGCTTCGGGCTAGCAGCCGGTCTAACCAGCCGCGCCCCTCGGTGAAGTGGCCGCGCACCTGCCAGAACCCGATGAGCGCGCTCGCCAGCCGCAGACCATCGTCGTCTGTGTGCGCATTCGAGCAAGCGAGCGCCGCCCTCAAATTGTCATGCTCAGTTTCAAGCCGATTTAGCCACTCGATATCTTCGGAGCCCTCGATGGCCGGACTGGCCTGTTCGGACAGCTGAAGAAAGTACCGTAGGTGACGGGCACGGATCGACTCCGCCTCGCCGCAGCCAAGCAATTGGTGGTGCGAATAGTGCCGCACTGTTTCAAGAAGTCGGTATCGAGGCGCCTGACCTGTCTCGTCGAACGCCACCAGTGACTTGTCGAGCAGACGGAGCATGCACGCCGGAATCTCTGCTGCCGGGAGATGCGGATCGCTGCACACTGCCTCAGCGGCCTCCAGTGTCCACCCCCCGGCAAACACCGACAGCCGGCGTAGCAGGGTCTGCTCCTCTGCAGACAGGAGGGCATAGCTCCACTCGATCAATGCTTCTAACGTCTGATGGCGAGCGGGAGCCGTCCGGCGGCCGCCCCTCAGGAGGTGGAACCGGTCATTCAGGCGTGCAGCGATGGCATCGACCGACAGCCCCTTGACACAGACCGCCGCCAGCTCGATCGCCAATGGAATCCCGTCAAGCTGCCGGCAGATCTGCGCGACAGCCTGCGCGTTCCCGGGCGTCAACGCGAAATCGGAAAGCACGGCCTGCGCACGCTCCACGAACAACTGGACGGCCTCGTGGCCGAGTAGCCGGTCCGGAGGAACTACGGCTCCGGACGGCGGCAACGAGAGCGAGGGGACTCGCCAAGCCGTCTCCCCAGTCACATTGAGCGGCTCGCGGCTCGTGGCGAGAAGGCGTAGCTTGGGACAGCTTCGCAGCAGAAGGTCTGCAAGCTCTGCGCACGCGGAGACCAGATGCTCGCAGTTGTCCAGCACCAGGAGCAGCGACTTGTTTTGGAGGGATGATACAAGAGTCTGACTCAACGGGCGGCTCGGGTCCTCCGGAGCTCCGACGGCGGCAGCCACATCGTGCAAAACGAAGCTTGGCTCGGCCAAGGGACCGAGATCGACGAGCCAGATGCCGTCGGGGTACTCAGATAGCAAATCGGAGACGACCTGAATGGCAAGCCGGGTCTTCCCGCATCCCCCCGCACCCGTGAGCGTGAGCAGGTGGGTGCGGCCGAGCAGCCGCTTCACTTCGTCGATCTCACGTTGTCGACCGACAAAGCCGGTCGGGATAACCGGCAGATTGTTCGGGGGGTTACCCTGCAGCTCGGCCACTGGCACGCCCTCGCGCGTCGATCCTAGCAATCGCTATATGCTCGGACGCCGTTCGTGGCCGGCACAATGACTCCTGCTCTTTACGCCGATCGCCTCGCTCCAGTATCCGATGCCCCGGAGGCGACGGCGGACGTCGGCGCCGCCGCGGCGCACGAAGGCGCATCTCATTAGCCTGATCCAGGTCGTCTCGCCCGCCCAAATCGCTTTGAGACTAGCATGCCGGTCTCATGCGAAATATTTCTTCCTATGCTCACCGCGGTAGATCTCTTTCCAGGCCATCCCGGATCGGACTTTCTGCCGCATGTCGTCTTCCAGCTGGGCAATCTCTTTTGTGAAGTCACGCATCTTTTCGACGAACTGCTCTGGAATCACGACGACACCGTGGTTATCCCCGACAATCAGGTCCCCAGGCCGCACGAGAGCGCCCCCGCACTGAATCGGAATATGCGCAGAGGCACAGTAGAGCGCGCCGGCATAGGAGGACATCATTTCCCCGACCGGCGATTTCTTATGAAATATCGGGAGATTGAGTTTCCGCAGGGCATCCGCGTCCCGCACGGGCCCGTCTCCCACGCTCCCGGCGTGGCCGGAGCGCACAGCGGTCATGCCGTTCAACTCTCCCTGCACCGGCATCAAGTCGCCGCCCTCCACCACCACGACGGACCCGGGAGGAGCCGCTTCGACGATTTCCGTGTATCGGTACTCAGACTCCTGATACATCGCCTTATAGAAACACGGGAGAAATCGCACCGTGACCGCAGGCCCTGCCACGTGGGGGGCACCCTCGGCAAACCGGACAAGCGGCAATATCCCCCACATGCGCACCGCCTGTAAATCTAACCGGGTGAGAGCATCAGAAATATTCGTCGTGGGGGTGATGCGGAAGTGTTCGATCAAAGCCCGATCATACTGTTTGTACTTGGGCTGAATCATATCACCTCTCCGTGGCTGACATCGTAAGACCAAATACCGGGCGTCCATGGTACTCACCGAAGGAGCCATCGGGGGCCCTGTATTTTGGCCATCCGACAAAACGGGAATTTCGGGGCACCCGCGCATGGTCTCGAGAAAGGAAAGACCACTTCATCTTGCCGACAATCCCAGGAGTCGAGGCAGGACCAGGCTGAACTGCGGGAGCGCGGCCAGTAGCCCAAGGCCGACCAATAGTACCGAGAGGTAGATCAATAGAGGTTTAGTGATGTCTTCAACGCTGGCTTTCGTGATGGTGGAAGCGACGTAGACCCCGACTCCGATGAGCGGGAGATGGGTCCCGATGCCCATCGAGATGATGAGTACAAGAGCATACTGAAGCGGGCTGATACCTAGTCTCGCCGCAGCGGGCAAGAGCAGAGGGGCAAAGATCAGGAGCGCCGGCAGGCCCTCAAGGAGCGCGCCCAACACGATGAGCGCAGCGATTGACGCGACCATGAACAGCCAAGGATATCCAGACAGAGACAGGACTAATGCGCTGATCCGGTCGGGAAGGCCTCCTACATTGATGACCCATGAGAAAGCGCTGGCTGCAGTGACGATGAACAGGATGAGGCCTGCCAGACTAGTCGAACTCTTGACCGACCGCCAGAAGGCGGAGTCGGGCATGCGATACGCGAGTCCGGAGAGCAGGACCCCGTAGATCACCGCGAAGGAGGAGACTTCAGTCGGAGTCGCGATTCCACCGCCTATGCCGATGACGAGTATCGCCGGCAGCACGAGGGCCGGCGTCGCACGCATCGCCACCCGCCCGGTGCGCTGCCAGCCGCCCTCGTTCACGAGGCTGCCGGCCGCCTGAGTCCGCAGGTAGGCGGTGGCCATGAGACACGCGGCGAGCAGGACCGCGGGGAGCAGGCCGGCGATGAACAGCGCGGCCACCGAGACGGTGGTAATAGAACTCAGCACAATCATGGCTAAGCTCGGTGGAATCGTCTCTCCCATGACTGCAGATGCTGCCAGTACCGCCGCGATCTCCTCTCGGCGGTGGCCATGCTTTTCCATCACCGGGGTGAGGGGAGCACCGACCGCGGCCATGTCCGCAGCCTTAGAGCCTGAGAGCCCAGAGAAAAGGTACATACTCACGATGACAACCTGGAGCAGACCGCCTCTGATCCGGCCCACCAGCCTCTCGACCAGATCAGCGATACGGCTACTCGCACCGCCTTCGGCGAGGACAAGACCGGCGAGCACGAAGAAGGGGATGGCGAGCAGGATGAAGTTATTGGTACCGTCCCGCATCGTGAGCGGGACCACGGTCGGATAGGCAAGCCCGGTCACGCCCAACGCGAAAATTGGACTCGCGAGCAGCACGAATGCGATGGGGACCGCAGCCAATAAGAGGACGGCAAACACGAATAGGCTTACCCCGGCCACGGACTGATTCGAGAG includes:
- a CDS encoding TRAP transporter large permease subunit; protein product: MTSVIGLEAEARKSSGDSFDPFNPYPRLWPVSVENAINLFLATALFGELLVVFANIVARSLFHYSFPWATEASQIALTILTFIGGAAAYGSGMHLSMRFVVNRLPLRWRGPLDDFKESAVLVTSFATLMLSLHLLKEGWDVRTPILQIRDTWLALPVSIGFAMICGYSGCNLMRRRTRSTVSVLAAVVGLAGAVTVAKVWLGPVLSNQSVAGVSLFVFAVLLLAAVPIAFVLLASPIFALGVTGLAYPTVVPLTMRDGTNNFILLAIPFFVLAGLVLAEGGASSRIADLVERLVGRIRGGLLQVVIVSMYLFSGLSGSKAADMAAVGAPLTPVMEKHGHRREEIAAVLAASAVMGETIPPSLAMIVLSSITTVSVAALFIAGLLPAVLLAACLMATAYLRTQAAGSLVNEGGWQRTGRVAMRATPALVLPAILVIGIGGGIATPTEVSSFAVIYGVLLSGLAYRMPDSAFWRSVKSSTSLAGLILFIVTAASAFSWVINVGGLPDRISALVLSLSGYPWLFMVASIAALIVLGALLEGLPALLIFAPLLLPAAARLGISPLQYALVLIISMGIGTHLPLIGVGVYVASTITKASVEDITKPLLIYLSVLLVGLGLLAALPQFSLVLPRLLGLSAR
- a CDS encoding tetratricopeptide repeat protein, whose translation is MAELQGNPPNNLPVIPTGFVGRQREIDEVKRLLGRTHLLTLTGAGGCGKTRLAIQVVSDLLSEYPDGIWLVDLGPLAEPSFVLHDVAAAVGAPEDPSRPLSQTLVSSLQNKSLLLVLDNCEHLVSACAELADLLLRSCPKLRLLATSREPLNVTGETAWRVPSLSLPPSGAVVPPDRLLGHEAVQLFVERAQAVLSDFALTPGNAQAVAQICRQLDGIPLAIELAAVCVKGLSVDAIAARLNDRFHLLRGGRRTAPARHQTLEALIEWSYALLSAEEQTLLRRLSVFAGGWTLEAAEAVCSDPHLPAAEIPACMLRLLDKSLVAFDETGQAPRYRLLETVRHYSHHQLLGCGEAESIRARHLRYFLQLSEQASPAIEGSEDIEWLNRLETEHDNLRAALACSNAHTDDDGLRLASALIGFWQVRGHFTEGRGWLDRLLARSREKSAFRARALIGLGHLSTLQGLYTQARAFLEEGLALYREWDDLTGIAWAINHLGRMASHQGDHDLAESSFTECLAAYERLGSTRGIADALAHVGHSVWHKGDYGRARTLLDRSLDLARQADSQPVLIFALWSLGLVAFSERRHAEALACYRDGLLAARRLGDRFGIAFLLEAFAALAAAQGESYRGAVLFGAAQAFREITRFPLSPSHQSDYEQSTAAIRAALDQGSFATAWSTGREETTEQAIEYALSSAPPQPRSPKLGDAARTGRPDTRLTAREHEIATLIALGLSNRQIAVRLYIAQRTADTHVQHILNKLGFHARTQIAAWAAEYRLRAAMHE
- a CDS encoding cupin domain-containing protein, with product MTNTMNVNRLETKSHDMPDEVRAPNKTRVEVVRFEGFTIGRFIFQPGWRWSECIKPVVGTDSCQATHVGYAVSGRVTVRTNDGAQKTIAAGMSYTIPPGHDAWVEGSEPFVCIEMM
- a CDS encoding cupin domain-containing protein — protein: MRLSRCHVALFVVAALAGAGSVMSYAAAPGPMVVGMAKFPITVKAGDYNLIAQVIDLPPGAVVPRHTHGGPVAVQVITGEVTLTTDSGSTTVKAGGMFTENPGLVHSAANKGSVTTRVAVAYLIPKGAEVTSLVK